Proteins found in one Zea mays cultivar B73 chromosome 1, Zm-B73-REFERENCE-NAM-5.0, whole genome shotgun sequence genomic segment:
- the LOC103643903 gene encoding mitogen-activated protein kinase kinase 9 yields MALTVRERRLPQLHISLDVPSCAFRHPNPPAAASASAPRASGEFRLSEFDRLAVLGRGNGGTVYKVAHRRTSALYALKVLHRGDPAAEVDALRRAGSSPHVVRCHSVLLAPAAAPGDVALLLELVDGGGSLDAVAARRGAFPEAALAEVAAQALSGLAHLHGRRVVHRDVKPANVLVGAAGDVKIADLGIARVLPRAGDRCDAVAYEGTAAYMSPERFDTERHGHADPRSADVWGLGVTVLELFMGRYPLLPAGQKPSWAALMCAICFGELPSMPDGAASPELRAFVAACLQKDYTKRASVAQLLAHPFVARRDVAASKDALRRLVAGA; encoded by the coding sequence ATGGCTCTGACTGTCAGAGAGAGGAGGCTTCCGCAGCTGCACATCTCGCTCGACGTCCCCTCGTGCGCCTTCCGGCACCCCAACCCGCCGGCAGCGGCCTCGGCGTCCGCGCCGCGGGCCAGCGGCGAGTTCCGGCTCTCGGAGTTCGACAGGCTCGCGGTGCTGGGGCGCGGGAACGGGGGCACGGTGTACAAGGTCGCGCACCGCCGGACGTCGGCGCTGTACGCGCTCAAGGTGCTGCACCGCGGCGACCCCGCGGCCGAGGTGGACGCCCTGCGGCGCGCCGGCAGCTCGCCGCACGTCGTGCGGTGCCACTCCGTGCTCCTcgcccccgcggcggcgcccggcgACGTCGCGCTCCTGCTGGAGCTCGTGGACGGCGGCGGCTCGCTGGACGCCGTCGCGGCCCGGCGCGGGGCGTTCCCTGAGGCCGCGCTCGCCGAGGTCGCCGCGCAGGCGCTGTCCGGCCTGGCGCACCTCCACGGCCGCCGCGTCGTCCACCGCGACGTCAAGCCGGCGAACGTCCTCGTCGGCGCCGCCGGGGACGTCAAGATCGCCGACCTCGGCATCGCCAGGGTCCTCCCGCGCGCCGGCGACCGCTGCGACGCGGTCGCCTACGAGGGTACCGCCGCGTACATGAGCCCCGAGCGGTTCGACACGGAGCGCCACGGCCACGCCGACCCCCGCTCCGCCGACGTGTGGGGCCTAGGCGTGACCGTTCTGGAGCTTTTCATGGGCCGGTACCCGCTGCTCCCCGCCGGCCAGAAGCCCAGCTGGGCGGCGCTCATGTGCGCCATCTGCTTCGGCGAGCTGCCGTCGATGCCGGACGGCGCGGCGTCGCCGGAGCTCCGTGCGTTCGTCGCCGCTTGCCTGCAGAAGGACTACACCAAGCGGGCGTCCGTGGCACAGCTTCTCGCGCACCCGTTCGTCGCTAGAAGAGACGTCGCCGCCTCCAAAGACGCGCTCCGGCGACTGGTGGCCGGAGCCTGA